GAGTGCGTAGTTTGAGGTTGAGCGGTCGTGGTTAGACGGTTACCGCGTAGTGTGTCGAGGAGAGCTTGGATATCCGATGTATTGGCGTTTGTACTTTTTGCATCCCAAGTAGGGATTGATGAAGTGGATGGAAAAGGTGAGTATGAGGATgcggaggatgaggagggtaccccgaaatcgaaatcgaacgCCTTTGACATGCTCGAAAAATACTAATCAACTTCGTATTGGTCACTAGTCACTAGTGGGGGTTAGATCTTGAACATAATCGAGCAGTGAACAGTGAGCAGGTTGACGATAAAGATAAAAGTATCCTGTATAGTCAGTAAGTAGTATGTAGTCACGATTCACGActcaaagcaaagcaaagcaaaagcCTATTCCACTCCGCCTGAAATATTTCAAATTACCTGATCTGGATCTGATCTCATCAGGCACCAATGACCATCCACATCACACATCCACACATCCAGACAAATGCATCCAGACTAAGTACAAAGTACCCACCCCTATCCGTATGAATGACGTCTTTACGCATGCCCCATTATAAGACTAAAAGACACAAGACCCAAGTACTCAAGACTCAATGACTCAATGACTTCCTTAAAAAGTTCTCCACACACAATAcaagaagcagaaaaaaaacgCATGTATAATTCACGAAAAAAACGCGTGCTATTCCGTATATAAAGCACACTTACTTAACTTGACAATATACTCGAACAAGCAAGAtcaaaaagcaaagcaaagaaaagaaaagaaaagcgCAGCAAGTaagaaggaagaaggaagaaggaagaaggaagaagaaaagcacCAAGAAATCGTAACGTAGCATacagagaaaagaaagaaaaaagaaacctaCCTACAATATCATACATATCGTACATACTTTACTTTACTTGAATTACTACACAACACAACACGACCAACAAAACCGATAAGACGGGAGACGAGAAGACGAAAGGACGAGGGAGGACGAAGGAGGGATACAAATACAAATACAACGACGGACGGACGgaccatccatccatcgcAAACAACGAAGAAAGGCAAAACCGCTCACGCAGCAGCCTTGCTCGCCGGCTTctcctcaacaacagcagcagcaccagcgcGCGCCTCTTCAGTCGCTGGTACCGTCGTCTCAACAGCAGCCGCAGCCGCAGGTGCAGGTAcagcggcggcagcagcagcagccttgGCCTTTGCACTCGCAGGCTTCTTCGCCGGCGCCGACGCAGGCTTGGCAGCTTTAGCCTTTGACGAAGGCGGCTTTGCCTTGCTCGCTTTCGCCGCAGACGCCGATGCAGGTTTAGCTTTCGCCGCAGTTGCACTCGTAGCTTTAGGTTTAGACGCAGGTTTCTTCGCTTCACCCGTCACAGCCTGTTTACCCCACCCACCGGTCAGCATTTACAATAAGAAAAGAGTGAATTACGCACCTTCTTAACAcctcctttcttcttctccgtAGCAGCCTTTTTCGTTCCAGCAGCAGACGATTTAGCAGCGGCCGCTTTCGCAGCACCAACCTTCTTCGTCGTACCGGGTGCCTTCTTCGTCGTAGGCGCCTTGGACGCATCCTTCTTCGCCGCAGGCTTCTtagccgccgccgccgtcttCCCAGCCGCAGCGCTCTTCGTAGTAGTGGTAGCAGCAGCCTTGGGTTTGGAAGCAGCGGTGGTGGTAGCGGTGGCTTTGGCTTTCGTAGAAGTAGCCTTGGGTTTAGCTGTGGACGAGGCGGCTTTGCCTGTGGGCGCTGCTACTTTCTTGGATACGGGTTTAGCATTCTGTGATGGGTATTGTTAGATGGTGATAGACAGCATAGCGCAGCAGGACAGACCTCTTTCGCAGCTGATGACTTTGGGGGAGCTTTAGGGCCCAGCTTTATCTTTCCCGAGGGACCTAGAGGGGTATGTGGTGTCAGTAAGAGAGAAAGCGGGTGTATGCGCGGGATGTAGCAACACGAGGTAAAGgaaaggagaggagagacaTGCCTTTGGGGAGGACAAAGATGCCCTTTTCGTTGCCGTGGGAGATGGCGCGGTTGAGGAGGCTCGCGTTGGCATTGTTGAGCTGGATATGGTACTTGTCCTCGACGAACTGTTGTAGGATGTGAGCAGCAGGAGATAAGGAAAGCGATGGGGAGCGGACCTTCTTGATCATGGGGCGCGAGACGCCGGAGCGGGCTTCGGCTGGGTGTGCAGTGATACAGTCCTAGATGATGGGTATGTGTATGTGAGTGGATGTGCGATGAGAATGCAGGGGTGTGGCATGCCTTGATCATATCGACCCAGCTGGGATGTGTGGTAGCATTGGCAGCCTTGTGGGCGGCAGCCTTTGCAGCGGGAGGTTTCCCGACAGGCTTTctggcagcagcagcggtggGCATGGGGTGCAGGGGACGGGAAGGCAGGTGGGCAGGGGGCAGAGAGAGTGGGTGGGGGAGACAAGGAGGGCAAGCAGAGACCCATCCATTTCTGCTATTCACAAGAGTGCATCACGTGCTGAGACAGCGCGCACGGACGCTGGTGAGCATCTCTCTTTGTCCCCGTCGTTGGTGCTAGTCTACGTCGCTGTTTGTCTGTCTGGTGGGCTCATGGGTGGGAATGGGGGCCCTGGGAGGTCGATGGGTGGCTACCTTGTCTGTTGTGTTCGTTGTTGATGAGTGTGATTGGCATGAGCAGCAGTGGGTGCTGCAGACGAGATCTGTTGACGCAGAAAGTGGGAGAAGCGAGGTTGGAGAGAGCGAGCAAGTGATTGAGGACGTGCAGACAACTTGGCAGAGATTGGAGTTGGTAGAGAAAAAGCAAGAGAGATCTGGGGTTTCCCGATCAAAGTTGAAGGTTTCCTAATACGGACTGGAGTAAGTCGGCTTGAAATTCGCAGCGTCGCCTCTTGGTTCTCTCTGCGTTCCACCATGCCCGTCTCTGACTATCTGCAGACAGACGACCTGACGATTCTCCTCGCTGTCATCTCCGCCACCGTCTTTCTCCTCAACAACCTCTACAAACCACAGCCGCTCGTGCACCCCATCCTCCTCGGACGACAGAGTGACGTGGGCAGAGCTCGCAATCCAAAGGAAAGCGCCGTATACAGAAACTATGCAACTGGTCTCCTAGGCAGAGTCTGTTTATTTCTCTCTGATGTATATCAGATGCTTAACAGTCGTTGCAGTTCCCCATCTCTCCAGCAAAGGacgtccacatcctccctGACTTTGTCCGTCCAGAGGTCGACGCTCCCCGCACACTCTGGTCCACAAAGGTCCGTTCTCCAACTTATTCCACAACCTTCCATTTACCCGTCTCTACTCTAGCTCGCCAACGCACACTTACAAGACCGCGCAGCAGCATTCGCCACCGGTCTCCTGCGCACTCTCGGCGCGCGCATCCAGACGGCCTCCCCGACCGTCCTCTTACTCCTCAACGACTCGCTCGAATTCGTCGTTGCCGACCTCGCGCTCGCAGCCCACTCCATCCTCTCCATCACCCTCGCCACAAGCGACCTCCTCGACCCCGTCCTCGACGCACACACTCCCTCCGCCATCATCACCCATgccttcctcctcccccagCTCCTCGAGCTCATATACGAGGGCGGCGAGCGCGCGAGGGAGTATGCTATTATCCTCGTTGGTGAGCCGAGTCCTCAGGCTATGGCTAGCGTCGCGAGCAACGTCAAGATCTACAACTTTACCGAAATCGAGCGTCAAGGCTTCAAAGTCGAAAAAATCCTCAGCCCACTCCCAAGTCCGCATCACATCTTACGTGTATTACAAATTACTGACTAGAGTCTATAGAGCCCAGCGATGTGTTTAGTGTTGCGTTCTACCGCACGCCTGGAGGTGCGATTCAGGGCGCGCAGCTGACGCATGAGAATGTTACCGCTGGTGTTGCAGCGCTCCGCGCGTTGTTCCCGCAGACCTCGGGTATCTCCTCACTGGACACTATCTCCTCCGCGCATTCAATGAGCACGCCGTACGGGCGCGCAGTAGCGTACCTCGCCATCCTCGAAGGCGCGAGCTTCGCCAGCATCGTCGGAAGTGAGATCTACGTAAAAGACGACAGTGCGTctccttccttcctcttcactcACCTTGTTTTATTTAAAAACTGTTTAGGCACACCAAAGCCGCAAGACGCGAGCGCGCTAGCGACGCGCAAGTACCCCATCCCCTCGCCGACCGTGCTCTTCATCACCCCAGCGCACCTGACGTCCGCCGTCCAATCCATCCTGTCCTCCGCGCGCTCGGCGTCATGGGCCCTCTTTGCGCTCGGGTGGCGGCATAAGCTCGTGGGGCTCGCGAATGGGTGGGTGAGCAACTTGAGCTTGTGGGATCGGCTTGTGTTTGATGCGGCGCGGGTGAAGGTGCTTGGGGAGGCGGGGGGGAGTGTGAGGGAGGTGGTTGTTAGTGGTGGTgagtggttttttttttgtggttcGCGATTTGGTTTGTGGGTGTGCTGATGGAGGTGTGGTTAGGACcgttggatgaggagatTATGACGCCTGCGCGTGTGGCGCTCAGCGTGGCGTTTGTGAATGCTACGACGCACCCGCTGGTCGCAGCACCCGTGCTCGCGACACATCCGTTGGATCTACAGGACATCCCGCTCGCTGCGTCGCCTCTCACAGCGAAAGACAAACCCAGCAAATCCCCGTCGACGGGCAAAGCCCAAGGGAAAGCGCACACGGGCCCGCCGGGTGTGAACGTCGAAGTCAAACTTGTAGGCGTGGACGATGAGGTTGTGGAAGGAGGCGGGGATCCGGTGGGAGAGCTTGTGGTTAGAGGACCGCCGGTGGCGGGTGCGGTTAGTTTGGAGGCGTTTGCGCGCGGGGTCGgtttggaggaggggagTGGGAAGGTGCAGGGGGATGTGGTGGGTGAAGGAGCagggggggaggggagggaggaGTGGGTTCAGACGGGGTATTGGATGAGGGTGCATTCGAATGGCGCGTTTAGGGAGGTGTGAGGGGTTCGTATTTAGTGTGTGTGTACACTGGTTAGATTGAATATCTATTGAGGGAAATGATATTgttattgatattgatataGTGGTATTTGTTTAGGAGGAGAAGACGTGTCTGCGATACGCAGTGCGCAGCGTAGTGCGTAGtctgcaggaggaggagatcgAACGGTGGATGCTTGATTTGTAAATGTCTCGTCTCAGGCCTCCGAAATGTATCCTATCCATAtctatccatatccatattcAATCCATATTCATAATCCGTGCTATGGCGACATCGATTCAGAGTATACCGTGTATAGTAATTATAGGTATAGGTATCGATagatagagatagagatCATGATCGTAGACTACTCCCGTtacattgcattgcattACATTATCCCAGAACGAGCTACTGTAATGGAGCCCAAAGCCTCCTATTCAATTCAACGACTTACGATTCCGAATCGGGTAACCACGAAAACATAAAACACGTGGTATACGCGTCGCGCCGTGCATAGCACGTGGGTACCCACGGTAAGCTTATACCTTATTTGGATAGTGCCCCCCTCGTTTCCGAAGATCAAGACAATCAACAAAACGAAAACTCTGCACAGCCACGGACGCGTCGCGCGACGCGTCTGGCGTAGGCACTGGGTACTGGATATGTCATGTGCCCTTTGTGTGGCTTGGACGCGGGTTTGTTTGGGTATATAAATGTGTGTGGTTGGTGGGGTTGGGGGTTTCTTCAACTTGTCACTCGCCCCTTGTTGTGGTTGTTTGCTTTGCGACTTGCTTGAGGCGTAACCCTAGTGTGGTGCttgctactactactactgcTACTGCTGCTACTATTCTTTGCTCTTGCTACTACGTACCCTACCGATTTACTTTGTGATGTCGGCACCTGAAGTCGTCCCTGCTGCTACGCCCGCTGaggcacccgcacccgctgCTGCCGTCGATGCagctcccgctcccgctgctGAGGCCCCGGCCCCCGCCGCTGCTGCGGCTACTACCACCAAGCCGGCGTCGAAAGCGAAACCCGCGTCGAAGAAGGCTGCAACTGTGAAGAAACCCGCGTCGGAGAAGAAGGCGGGTGCTGCGGGCGCTGCtgctgagaagaaggagaaagcggCGGGTGCGGCGAAGGAAAAAGCTGTTAAGGAGAAGGTTGTGAAGGAGAAGGGTgtgaaggaaaagaaggaggtgaaggaaaagaaggaggtgaaggaaaagaaggaaaaggttggtaaagagaagaaagaggtgaaggagaagaaggaaaagaaggagaaggaggagaaagagggcGGGAGGCCTTCGTGGAAGGATATTATCAAggtttgtgtgtttttttgaaGTGGTTGTGGCATGCGCTGATGGTGTGTTTAGGAGTGTATCATTGAGAATAAGAGTGATTCGCGCAAGGGCGTATCGCGGCTTACTATCAAAAAGGTCGGTATCACTTCTCATCATATTATCCTATCTCAACGTACTCATTTTTATTATAATGGATAGTACGCGGAGGAAAAGTACAAGGTGGATGTGACGGGCCTCAATCTGACGCAGCTGAACCGCGCCATCACGTCCGGTGCCGAGTCGGGGCTGTTCGTCCTTCCCAAGGGGCCCTCGGGCAGAGTCAGGCTCGCGCCCAAACAGCCCAAAGCGTCCGCGTCTAAAGAGGTacgtttttgttttgttatCTCCGTATCTATCCCGGTACTCGGGCGGCAATTGGCCATGGTATTAATTGTGTGTATTGTGTGTCTAGAACTCGAAGCCACCTTCAAAGACGCCTGCTGCTGGCGCGAAGGCTGCGGCGACGGTTAAGAagcctgttgttgctggtgctggtgctgcacCGGTGAAGAAGGCGGCGGCGGGTGCGCCGGCGAAGAAGGTGTTGGCGGGCAAGACCAAGGCGCCCGCTGCGAGCGCGAAGAAGACGACTACACCGGCCAAACGGGGGAGCGCTAAAAAGGTGCGTTTTTCCCTTATCTTTTTCCCCCCTTTGATGTGATTGCTAATTGGGgcatttgtttgttttttttcatttttcataAAATTTATTTTGGTAGGCTGTGACGGGAACGACGGCGGCTGCCAAGGCGAAGAGCGCGGCGACGAAGAAAGCCCCCGTGAAAAAGGCGGCAGCGGGTGCTGGATccaagacgacgacgaccaaGAAGGTATGTGGTGGAGTGGTATGATGCTGGGAAAAGTGACTGAACATACTATGTAtaggctgctgctgctgcgaagCCCCGATCAAAGCCAGCGTCAAAGCCGGCATCGAAGCCTGCATCCAAGGCGAAAAAGGTGTGTGTAATACTTGGTCTCCATGGACGGGAATGTTGACTGCGAATTCAGGTGGCCGCTGCGTAATGTGTATCATATAATATAGTTTTCTTGCTCTCTCTCTATGTTTTATCTAGTGTTGTACAGTAGTTTTATTGTTTATGCTATTTTGGGATTTGAAATGCAAACATGTGCCGGGCATCTGCGCGGAGACCCCAAACGGGTTAAGGTTGGCTCTGGGGTCCCTGCAAGGGGGGGGTGTAAGGTGTGTCATTTTTGGGTGGGTAAATGGATCATTTAACAATCATCATCCTGCCAACTTTTTCcgccttctttcttctttctttctttgcacCTGCCCCCATCCACTAAGAGCTGGGTCTCTCTCCATGGACTCTATCCCCCGCCGTGCAAAGTCATCAGCGAACAATGTGTCTGTGTCCCCCGTGCCTTCTGCCCAGCTGCCCCCCTTTCCGCCCCCCGGCATCGTTCTCCACCCCGACGACGCCACCAACAAGGTCTTTATCGCTATCGCACGTGCATTCCTCTCCGTCGTCCgtctccttttcttccttcttcataTGCCACATATCCTAACTCCAACATAAAAGGACAACCGCGCAATGACGATAAAAGACATCGCCGAGCGCGCGACGGCCTATGGGCTCCAATGCCAAAAGTGCGTCTATCCCTCCATTTCTCATCCATATCCGCTGACTCAACCCTTACACATACACGCGCCCGACAGCCTCTCAGCCGGTTCGCAAGCCGTGACGACGTACATCCGCGCGCACAGGGCGCGGTGCGACCGCGAAGAC
This Psilocybe cubensis strain MGC-MH-2018 chromosome 3, whole genome shotgun sequence DNA region includes the following protein-coding sequences:
- a CDS encoding Long-chain-fatty-acid--CoA ligase 5, encoding MPVSDYLQTDDLTILLAVISATVFLLNNLYKPQPLVHPILLGRQSDVGRARNPKESAVYRNYATGLLGRFPISPAKDVHILPDFVRPEVDAPRTLWSTKLANAHLQDRAAAFATGLLRTLGARIQTASPTVLLLLNDSLEFVVADLALAAHSILSITLATSDLLDPVLDAHTPSAIITHAFLLPQLLELIYEGGERAREYAIILVGEPSPQAMASVASNVKIYNFTEIERQGFKVEKILSPLPKPSDVFSVAFYRTPGGAIQGAQLTHENVTAGVAALRALFPQTSGISSLDTISSAHSMSTPYGRAVAYLAILEGASFASIVGSEIYVKDDSTPKPQDASALATRKYPIPSPTVLFITPAHLTSAVQSILSSARSASWALFALGWRHKLVGLANGWVSNLSLWDRLVFDAARVKVLGEAGGSVREVVVSGGPLDEEIMTPARVALSVAFVNATTHPLVAAPVLATHPLDLQDIPLAASPLTAKDKPSKSPSTGKAQGKAHTGPPGVNVEVKLVGVDDEVVEGGGDPVGELVVRGPPVAGAVSLEAFARGVGLEEGSGKVQGDVVGEGAGGEGREEWVQTGYWMRVHSNGAFREEEKTCLRYAVRSVVRSLQEEEIERWMLDL
- a CDS encoding Histone H1; protein product: MSAPEVVPAATPAEAPAPAAAVDAAPAPAAEAPAPAAAAATTTKPASKAKPASKKAATVKKPASEKKAGAAGAAAEKKEKAAGAAKEKAVKEKVVKEKGVKEKKEVKEKKEVKEKKEKVGKEKKEVKEKKEKKEKEEKEGGRPSWKDIIKECIIENKSDSRKGVSRLTIKKYAEEKYKVDVTGLNLTQLNRAITSGAESGLFVLPKGPSGRVRLAPKQPKASASKENSKPPSKTPAAGAKAAATVKKPVVAGAGAAPVKKAAAGAPAKKVLAGKTKAPAASAKKTTTPAKRGSAKKAVTGTTAAAKAKSAATKKAPVKKAAAGAGSKTTTTKKAAAAAKPRSKPASKPASKPASKAKKVVVQ